A stretch of Candidatus Sphingomonas phytovorans DNA encodes these proteins:
- the cmk gene encoding (d)CMP kinase, whose amino-acid sequence MIIAVDGPAASGKGTIARALARRYGLPHLDTGLLYRAVAANVQRLELDPAIEADAVAACDFDEHLLDDPELRSDEIGKCASIVSAHPLVRAALFHRQRRFAHQPGGAVLDGRDIGTVIAPEADAKLFIRATPMIRAKRRHAELRERGSQVSLDRVLADIRARDLRDSTRGVAPLAPASDAALLDTSFLSIDAAIQRAIALVEARTAAQVETP is encoded by the coding sequence ATGATCATCGCCGTCGACGGACCGGCCGCATCGGGCAAGGGGACGATCGCGCGGGCGCTCGCCAGGCGCTACGGCCTGCCGCATCTCGACACCGGGCTGCTCTATCGCGCGGTTGCCGCCAATGTGCAGCGACTTGAACTCGACCCCGCGATAGAGGCCGACGCGGTAGCTGCCTGCGACTTCGACGAGCACCTGCTCGACGATCCCGAACTGCGCAGCGACGAGATAGGCAAATGCGCCTCGATCGTTTCGGCCCATCCGCTGGTGCGAGCGGCCCTGTTCCATCGCCAGCGCCGTTTCGCGCACCAGCCGGGTGGCGCGGTGCTCGACGGCCGCGACATCGGCACCGTCATCGCCCCCGAGGCCGACGCCAAGCTGTTCATCCGGGCAACCCCGATGATCCGGGCCAAGCGCCGCCACGCCGAACTGCGCGAGCGCGGATCGCAGGTCAGCCTCGACCGGGTCCTGGCGGATATCCGCGCCCGCGACCTGCGCGACAGCACGCGGGGCGTCGCACCCCTGGCACCGGCCAGCGATGCCGCCTTGCTGGACACCAGCTTTCTCTCTATAGACGCCGCCATCCAGCGGGCGATCGCGCTCGTGGAGGCTCGGACAGCGGCGCAGGTGGAAACACCCTAG